Genomic DNA from Sphingomonas hankookensis:
GTCACCCCGTTCGTCGGCGTGGAGGCAAACGGCGCGCGGCGCTGGATCAACCTCGGGGTCGGGCAGTTCCAGCCGTCCGAGTTCCTGAAACCCATGTTCATCGTGACGACCGCATGGCTGTTGTCGCTACGCGCGAAGGACCCGCAGCTGCCGATGCTGTGGGTCACCGGCGCGCTGACCGCGGTCATTGCCGGCTGCCTGATGCTCCAGCCCGATTTCGGGCAGACGGTGATCTTCTGCGGCGTGTGGGCGGCGTTGCTCATCATCTCCGGCATTCCGGTCCGCACCATGGCGATGCTCGGCGCCGCCGGCATTGGCATGGTCGCGGCCGCCTACACCTTCTACGGCACCGCCCGCGTCCGCATCGACGGCTTCCTGTTCCCCGATCCCGAAAGCGCGGCGACCGACAGCTATCAGGTCGACATGGCGCATGCCGTGCTGACCGCGGGTGGGGTAATCGGCACCGGCCCGGGCGGCGGGCGCGTGAAGTTCAAGCTACCCGAGGCACATACCGACTATATCTTTGCGGTGGTCGGCGAAGAGTTCGGCCTGATCGCCTGCGCGATCATCGCGATCATCTTCCTCGCGATTGTCGTGCGCGTCTTCGTCCGCCTGCTCGACGAAGAGGATGCGTTCAAGCTGCTCGCCGCCGCCGGCCTTGCGGTCCAGTTCGGGGCGCAGGCGCTCATCAACATGGCGGTCAATGTCGGCATCGCCCCGTCCAAGGGGATGACGCTGCCGTTCATCTCG
This window encodes:
- a CDS encoding FtsW/RodA/SpoVE family cell cycle protein — translated: MGRGRDVRALRQRVETLQGRSARSPIGAWFREVDRVLLLIAMVLIAIGLVAVAAASPASAVRYSGGDVTVPPMMYFWRQAGWIALSFPVMIVVSMLPVTLARRLCLLGAGVLVLALMVTPFVGVEANGARRWINLGVGQFQPSEFLKPMFIVTTAWLLSLRAKDPQLPMLWVTGALTAVIAGCLMLQPDFGQTVIFCGVWAALLIISGIPVRTMAMLGAAGIGMVAAAYTFYGTARVRIDGFLFPDPESAATDSYQVDMAHAVLTAGGVIGTGPGGGRVKFKLPEAHTDYIFAVVGEEFGLIACAIIAIIFLAIVVRVFVRLLDEEDAFKLLAAAGLAVQFGAQALINMAVNVGIAPSKGMTLPFISYGGSSMIALSIGMGLLLAFTRRNPYLSRSPYGPQRWSGAK